The Nomascus leucogenys isolate Asia chromosome 4, Asia_NLE_v1, whole genome shotgun sequence genome includes the window TGTTTGTGTGGCTAGATAGTctttcagtattttcatttttatcttttaatgtaaTCCCAAAGTAATGGAAATCAATTAGAAAAACATCAACTTTGCATTAATGACCTGTATAAGAAAGCACTGTTGATGGAAgcattctgtatcttgactgtatcaatgttggtatcctggttgtgatattgtactatatagtttcacaaaatgttaccactgggtaaagggtatatatatatgggatcCCTCTATTACTtcctatttttttgtctttttttttttttttttgagacagggtctcattttctttcccaggctggagtgcagtggtaccatcacagctcactgcagcctcaacctcctgggcttgggtgatcctcccacctcagcctcccaaataactgggactacagatgtacaccaccacgcctggctaattttttccatttttgtagagacagggtttttccatgtttcccaggctcatctcaaactcccaggctcaagcagtccacccaccctggcctcccaaagtgctgggattataggcatgagccaccgtgcctggccactattACTTCTTATAACTCTGtgtgaatctataattacctCAAGATAAACaaactttaatgaaaatattaaataattttaatagtgctacaaaaattaaagtagaaaaacCAACATGAtggttgtttcttcttttttgtcttgTAGGTGTGTATGATATAGTGAATAATCTTGGCTCCCTTGTGGCCAGATTAATTTTCCAGCCCATAGAGgaaagtttttatatattttttgctaaGGTACTGGAGAGGGAAAAGGATGCCACACTTCAGAAGCAGGTAATGTTGGTTCTTATGTCATCTCTCAAGTGAATTCTCCCTTTAATTGCAAGACAGACAGGAACGTGAAGCAGTCTGTTTCTCTTCTGTTTGATCAGGAATTTTCTTATAGATGTCATTCTTCTATTACATTCTGTATGATAGTGGGACCGAGGGCTCACCTCTTCTTTGGTGGCATTCTCCCTTTGCTCTTGGCTGTCCCTTCTCACCCCTTTGTTATTCTTTGTgaccttactcttttttttttttttttttttgagatagaatcttgctctgacacccagcctggagtgcaggggcatgacctcggctcactgcaacctccacctcccaggttcaaatgattttcctgcctcagcctcctgagtagctgggactacaggcatgcgccaccacacccagctaatttttgtatttttagtagagatggggttttgccatgttggccaggctggtcttgaactcctgacctcaggcaatctgcccacctcagcctcccaaagtgccaagattacaggcgtgagcccccatacCCGGCCATGTGACCTTACTCTTGATCCAGCCCTCTCAGGACTCTAAAGCTGTCCCCACTGCCCTGCAGATGCCCAGCCATGGGCTAGTCTTAGGCATAAGAATGCCTCCTTTATCCTCAGAGTCTCAAGAGCCAAAGGACGCAGAAGTTGGAGCCAGGCTAATCGAGGACATAGGGAGGAGAGGATGTGGTTGTTGGCTTTCACTCACCACACAAATTGTTTAAGCTTCTTACAACTGGGATGTGCCCAGAGCTACACTCTGACTGTAAGATTCTATATACTCGGGCTGGTAAATACAGAAGAGATTTTAATCTAGGAGTATTTTGTTGTAGGAGCTTCACTTTTTCCCAAACCACTGAAAATGTCTGAGTTTTCTTAGAATAGCAAGCTAGTTCAGCCTCTTGCATGTCTTAGAAGAAATTTAGTAAAATACAGTTTATGCACAATATCTCAAAATGAGCTAATCTGGTACTCAGTCTGATGTAGGAGTATTTTCCTAAGAGTACATTCACAGTATCATCATAATTTTGGAATGTTTAGCAGGAGAAGCACAGAGCTGGCTAGTGTATATGAAAACTTGCTGCACATTTAGGAATAAATATTAGtggcctggtacagtggctcatgcctgtaagcctcacgctttgggaggccaaggcaggaggattgcttgaggccaggagtttgagattcgcctggtcaacatagtgagaatcccttctctatttctattaaaaaaaaaaagaataataaatatcagagggGAAAGTGAGTGTTTCCTAAGCAATATTTGAAACAATTTATCCCAAGTGAATTGAAAACTAACCCTCCCCCTTACTACCTAAGGAGACACACACTTTTTCCTTCGTTTGCTAATTGACGTGAAAACAAACACACTACAAAAAAATAGTGATATCCATCACGCTGTTGGAAGAGTGAACTGTAAAACAGTGAAGGGAGAAGGCCAGACATGAAGGATGAAGGTTTTCTTCAGCTCATGATTCATCCaacttccttccctcttccctggcCCCAGGAGGACGTTGCTGTGGCCGCTGCAGTCTTGGAGTCCCTGCTCAAGCTGGCCCTGCTAGCCGGCCTGACCATCACTGTTTTTGGCTTTGCCTATTCTCAACTGGCTCTGGATATCTACGGAGGGGCCATGCTTAGCTCAGGATACGGTACGCACAAGagtttttctggattttttctgATTTCCCAACAGAAATAGAAGAGTCACGAAATTCAAGAACTTGTGCACACACAGTTGTTATCTGTGTCAGTGTGGGGAAAACTGTCTGGTGGCGGGGGCTGTGGGACTGTTCCTCTTATTCAACTCCAGACACACACTCAAGGTATAGGCAGGGGCGTTGGTGCCAGGACGATCAGCTTCCCCAGCCTCACTTGGAGAATTTATTAGGACTTCTCCTTGCTGTTGGCTTTCCTCTCGGGCCTAGAATGTGTTTTGCCAAGCGCTTCCCTGTGCTCCCTCTGgggtgagggaggaaggcagagggCAGGCAGTAATGAGTCTCCACTTGGTACTAAACACATCTGAAGATAGTAAATGCCACATAAATCTCCCAGCCTGGTGCATAAAAGCCTCTGAAGGATAACCCAAAGCCATTTGCAGAGAATAAAATTGATCTCTGCaaataaaatggtatatttaGTCCAGTGACTCTCAGTTTTTGAAGAAGGAAAGTATTGAATGTGTCGTCTAATTTTGAAACACCAGGCCGCTGAGGATCTCACAGCACTTGTTAGGCCTTGGGGACTTCACCAATTTCAAAATGTGCTGGGCTGTAAGCTGGCAGTCCATTTGCAGTGCTTCATCTTGGGTTTAGCaaagatgtttttaatttctcaggTCACTGGACAAGAACCCTGAGGACTTCTTTCTGCTGCCCCATCTCAATATAAAGGGCTTTGTCAAATGCCATTTTACAAGTTCACTAGCATGTTTTAGTCTCCACTACAATAGGGCCCAAACTTTTGGCGTTAGGGGAAGAAGGGCCAGGTTTCTGTACTAGAGCAAAGGTCATTAAGTTTGGAGAAACACCTGCTGTGAAACCAATGAAGTGGTTTGCAGCTCCCTGGGGCTTGTGCTGTGAGAAGTATATTTCCATCAGGCAGCTGCCGGGAGGCCTCATTAGGAAGGCATTAGTAAGTTTATGGGCAGAGATTGGGAACTCAACTATTCTGTAGCAGCTCTTCCCCTTTAGAAAGCAATCACCAAGGAGCAGCCTTTAATGCCACACAATCACAGGGCGTTGCCTCAAGGAGGGGGCTGTCCCATCATTGTCATGACTCAGCCCATCATCTTAGTTTTGAAAGTGGAACTCGCAACACTGCTGTCCCCAGTTGTGTACTTGTCTTTGTCTTCACCCTGGAAGTGGACTACTTGTGAGCTGTACTGGCCATCTCCAGGTGTGGGACTCGGACACAGCACAGACAGGCTTTTGTGTAGGAGTGTGGCTTCTTTTCCATTGTTTGGGATTAGCACTGTATTTAATTAGGGTCTTTGTAAGTGTTCTGGGGGCTTTTCTTAGAAATCTTTCTCACACCtagctttgctttgctttttcttttcttttttcttggtaaCTCACAGAACAACACCTAGCTTTTCTATCCTTAAGCAAAACCCAAACATTCACAGAATTTCCCCAAGATTTCTCACATTTCTCTCTTAGGTGCTTCTCTCTTGCCCCTCtgccttttacttttttccttctctatccCCTTGTCTTAATGAactagggctgccatgacaaagtaccacagaccGCACGGCTTTAAACAACAGAACATACTGTCCGTCAGTTGTGGAGGCCAGAAGTGCACAATGAAGCTATGGCCAGGGCCGTGTTCTCTCTGAAGGCTTGAGGAGAGGCCCCTTCCTACCTCTTCTAGTTTCTAGTGGTTGCTGGCATCCTGGCGTTCCTTGACTTGCAGCTGCAGCACTGTGGTCACACGGCTGTGttctctctgtcttcacatcGTCATCCTCCTGCACTCTTCACGTTGTCATCTCCCTGCGCATGTCTGCCTCAGTGTGCAAatttcccccactttttttttttttttttttttcatgagatgaagtctcactctgtcacccaggctggagtgcagtggcgcgatctcggctcactgcaacctccacctcccgggttcaagagactcccgcctcagcctcccgagtagctgggattacaggcacaccctaccacacctgactaagtttttgtatatttagtagagacggggtttcactatgttggccaggctggtctcaaactcctgacctcaggtgatctgccccccttcggcctcccaaagtgctgggattgcaagcatgagccactgcaccttggccaagtttcccctttttataaggacacctgtcatattggatcagggcctgccctaatgacctcattttaactcagTTTTCTTCATGAAcacctgtttccaaataaggacaGATTCTCAGGTACCACTGGTCAGGACATCAACATGTCTATTTTGGGGGGACAGTTCAACCTAAAACACCCCTCAATTCAGTCTACAATCAAAGGTTGGTTCCATTCTTGAATTCCCCAAATGGACACAAAACCCTTTACGTGAGTCACTGCTTGGTGCCAGAGTTTGTGTTGTTCTCCATGCCTCACAACAGCCCACTGTTCACCTACTGATGGGCCCTCCTGTGCCATTAGCGTTCAGTTACCAGGTAAGGAGGCCCCCCACTCCTCTCTGCTTCTGCCAgggagaggaggatgaggagaagcaggaggcaCACTTGAGCATAGCCTTGAGCCTCCCGGGTGCAGAGCCTGGTCCCCGCCTCCCTTCCTGGAGTCACCGTCAGCTGGGGTGGGGACCAGGCTACTTCCCGCAGCGGCTTGACAAGCAAAATGCAATGTGAGGTGATAAACATGGAATCTGAGACAGGGCCGTGGAAAACGGTTTTTTATTGGGCGTCAGGGCTGCCCTGTTAGTATTCCTTTTACAATTTTGTGACTGCCATAAAACTGTTTAGGGGTCCCACAGCATGGAGATCTTTTCTGTTAAACAGCTTTCATAAACCCTGAATGAGTTCCAGATTCTGAGACTCCGGAACTTCAGTCCCCGCTGCTTTTCTTTTAGTggttacgttttttttttttcctttgttgaggtataatttacataaagtaaaatgcTGTTCTCTTAAGAGTACAGTTTGctaagttttgacaaatatgtacaaaaaaatcCCACGTAACTAACCAAACAGATTCAGACATAGAATATCTCCATTTCCCCAGAAAGTTCTTTTGGGACCCTTTGTAGTCACCACCCCACTCCACctcagagacaaagagaaatcagaagaaatctgatttctatcaccatggatcagtatttctttttttttttttttttttttttttgagacggagtctcgctctgtctcccaggctggcgtgcagtggcgcaatctcagctcactgcaagctccgcctcctgggttcacgccattctcctgcctcagcctctccgagtagctgggactacaggcgcccaccaccacaccaggctaatttttttttgtatttttagtaaagacggggtttcaccgtggtctcgatctcctgacctcgtgatccgcccgcctcggcctcccaaagtgctgggattacaagcgtgagccaccgcgcccagccccagtatttcttttaaaaataatttcatatcaaTGAAATGCGGCATGTGCGCTCTTGCATTTGGCATATTTCCTTCATATACAGTTTTTGAGATTCTTCCATGGTTTCGCATGGATCAGTGATTTTTGTTATCTGTTCTTGCTAAGTATTCCTTTGTGTGGATGGCCCacgttttgtttattctttcttctgttgatggtcagttttggctattatgaatcaAAGTGCTACAGATGTTTTTGTGTAAGTGTTTTTGTGAACATGTGTGTTCATTTctgttggatatatacctaggggTGCAATTGCCGGGTCGTAGGTTAggtgtatgtttattttattaggtGCTTGATTATGGCCCTCTTAAAAGGGGGGAATCAATCCCATTTGTAAGCCTCCTGTTCTCTGGTTAGAAGATTTTCCCGAAGCTTGTTAGCTATAGAACTGCATTACtttgttttagaagaaaataccATATGGGCCCTGGTTCTCACTTTGGATTTGTGTAATTTTCTGCTAGTCCTGGGCCCTGGGCTTTTGTTAAAGATCTTTTCTTCAGGACCTGCTCAACTGAGATTCCCTTAACATGCAGGGTCACTAGTGACTTTGAGTTCAAACCAGCAGGCCTATTCATGCTGATGAAAAAAGGGAACAGACTTGCTTGCTAGCCAGATAAGCTTTTAGTTGTCCAGCAAGAGATCTGTACATTTAGTcataattgttcttttttgtgtatgtgataaggtcttgttctgtcactcaggctggagttcagtggcactatcatggctcactgcagctctgacctccccagactcaggtgatcctcctacctcaacctcccgagtagctgggactacaggtgtgcccaccacacacagctaacttttgtatttttggtagacatggggtttcatcatgttgcccaggctgttctcgaacctCTGGGCTCTAGCAGTCTGCCGGccttgggcttcccaaagtgctaggattacaggcatgagccaccgttcccaacctgtccttttgttttttgctgaTTATTTAGTCAATGCCATAGAATGCTGGGAATCCTTCTAGATAATTAAGACCCTGGGCTCTAGCATGCAGTCTGCCCATTGCTGATACCAGCAGACCTCATAGTCTGGTTCTGGTTCTCTGGGTACTCAGCAGCACTGAGGGTACATGTGGGCCTTCTGATTGGGCTCTGGAGTCTCAGTGAGTTGTTTCCTTGTAGGTCCTGTTTTGCTGCGTTCCTACTGCCTCTATGTTCTCCTGCTTGCCATCAATGGAGTGACAGAGTGTTTCACATTTGCTGCCATGAGCAAAGAGGAGGTCGACAGGTGGGTAACCTAACAAGTACACCTTTAGTCATGGCCTTCAGCCAAAATGAAGTAACTTGTCAAgctttttgcttttcattctgaACACGCATTTACAGATGGCTGTTTTAGAGGCAACACTTAGTCCACCAGTGTGGTGCTCCCCTGGGAACTCTGTGGCACCAGCATGGTTCAGCAAGTGCTCCCCACTGTAGGGCTGGGAGGCAGCAACTACTCTTTGCCTCCCCTTTGTGGAGGAAgaaacatgttggccaggacggtctcgatctcttgacctcgcaatctacccacctcagcctcccaaagtgctgggattacaggcatgagccatcatgcctggccaaaaaagtgatattttaattgcattttttaaattctcattttttcctgAAGTGGATTATGCCTTTAAGGCTATAGATTTGTGAATTCTGGAAAGTTCAGCAGCTGCAGAGCCCTCTTCTAGTGGCAGACAACGGACCCCCATCATCAGCTCCTCTCAGATGGCCATATCAAAGAGGCTGTGCTGTTGAATGCGTCTCTGCTTGAATTAGCATGAATTAACTATTGGTTTTATTCATTATCGTTATTTTACTCGGAGTTGGGGAAGGATGGCTAAAAGTTTGTGAATCTATGACTTAAACTCCAAGGATTGGTATAGTAGACCTTTCTGAGATAGTTTCTGAAAAACAGGTTACATATCTCTGCTGCTTTGTGGAAAAGAAGTCAAAGTACTGATCTATGATGGGTCCCATTTGAGTGGCTTATTCTGAAGTTGATCTTTCTGATCACTGATTAGTAGTGAAAAAACTTCCCCTGTGAGGTACAGGCTCTTGTACTTCATTAAAAGAGACTCTCTCTGGACTGAAAAGCCAATAAACTCCCTCTCTGGAACTCCAGAGTAAAGCACATCTCTCCTATTGGAGTatagtattgtgtgtgtgtgtgtgtgtgtgtgtgtgtgtgtgtagtattttTACCACCCACTTTGATAAAGCTTATCTCCACAGCACACAGCACCTTGGCCTGAATCAGCCAAGGACCCATACCTGGGCATTTGAGGCATACAGTggcttgccttttttctttttggtagagacatggtctcactatgttgtccaagctggtctcaaactcttggcctcaagcaattctcctgcctcaacctcccaatgtgctgggattacaagcatagtTCTAGGGTACTGGCCAAGTTCTAGGACCTCCTCCCACACCTGCAGAATCAGGAACTCTGGTGGTGAGGGCCAGCCATATGCATTTTTAAGTCATcgttatattttgagacagggtgttgctcggttgccgaggctggagtgcggtggcatgatcatagctcaccatagccttgaactcctgtgctccagccttcctcctctctcagcctcccaagtagctgggacaacaggtgtgtatcacggctaattttttaattttttgtagagacagggtctcatgatgttgcccaggctgatctgaaactcttaggctcaagcgatcctcccacttcaacctcccgagtagctaggactgcaggcgtgtgccaccatccctgggtaatttttactggtttttgtagagacaggggtctactagctatgttgttcaggctgatctcgaactcctggcctcaagcaatcctcccaccacctcagcctctcaaagcactgggattctGCTTTCTTACCACCCCTCATGTTCACAACCTGGGTGGTGGCCTCTGAGGTTTTCTAACCCAGCAGACACGGCTTGAGGATGTCAAAAGCTTGGTTCCTTCAACAGCTATATACTTAGAGTGCCTGCCTGGTGCTAGGCGGAAACCAGAGGCTAGGGGATTTTGTTCTTGGCTGTACAAGCCTTTTGGAGGACTATCGCAGCTATTTTGTGTTTGctgagaatctgttttctttttggagaaCTGAAGATAACTAAGTGATGTGCCACTTTGAAATCAGAGAAGTGCAAGAAGCGCCAGGATCCAAAGAGCTCTAGAGATACAGAGAGTGGGAGTGAGGATATGTGAGAGTCTGGAAAATAGCAAAGGTGATCCAGGCTTTGGTTTCAGTTCCCATTTCATTTTGGAGGCCAGTCATTTGCTTTGAATGGGGTCTACTGCCCAAGGTTACTGGGTGCTACATTTCCCAAGGACAGTGGTGTGAGGTACTGAAGCTTAGGGGTCAGAAGTCCAGCTGAGTGTTACCTCACTCGTGAGGCAAATTACTCAACTTCTCTGTGCTGCTTCCCTTGTTTATGAAATAAATCCAAACTCTGCAGGGCAAGGCCCATGTGTGTTCATTCACCAGTGTGTCCCCAGCACTCCTCACAGGGCCTGTCACAGAGTTAGCATCCAATGTCTAATTATTACCCGGGTCACATTCTTGTATCTCACATTGAGAACTTGGGCTGAACagggtttttatgttttgatCACAAAGTGTCACTTAACTAACTAATTATTGTCTTCAAAAAACATACATCTCTTGAGTTGTTTCTTACCTTTCTGTTCAGGGTAAGGGGACAGGGACATTCCCATGCTCTCTGTGTAGCATTCGATGTTATGAAAACCTGGATTCCGGGAACTCAGGTTCTTTCTATGAGTTGATGTTCATGGCTGCTGTTTTGGGAGCAGCCTTGTCCGGGGCGAGGTCCCCACTGCCCTCCTTTTCCTGTCTCCTCCCCAGGTACAATTTTGTGATGCTGGCCCTGTCCTCCTCATTCCTGGTGTTATCCTATCTCTTGACCCGTTGGTGTGGCAGCGTGGGCTTCATCTTGGCCAACTGCTTTAACATGGGCATTCGGATCACACAGAGCCTTTGCTTCATCCACCGCTACTACCGAAGGAGCCTCCACAGGCCCCTTGCTGGCCTGCACCTATCGCCGGTCCTGCTCGGGACATTTGCCCTCAGCGGTGGGGTTACTGCTGTTTCAGAGGTGAGACTTCCTGAGCCATCATGCCACATGCTTCTGCAGCTGCCCCGCTGTGCCTCCCGCTAGGCCTCCCCTTCCCGCCCTGCCTGAACCAACTGGACAAGTGTTTGcctcctcctgtcccctccctAGGCCTCTAGGGCAGCATCTTCTGATAGATGTGACAAGAGAATGTTGCCAGTGGGGAGAGAATGGGCCTGCAGTATGGCTGTTATGCCTTTTATCTGACTTAGAAGCTGGTGCCACAGTTGTCTTCCCTGGCtgatcccagaggaaggaggtATAGACTGAGGAACGGGCAATGACAATGGTTTCTTTCCCCAGGTACTCCTCTGCTGTGAGCAGGGCTGGCCAGCCAGACTGGCACACACTGCTGTGGGGGCCTTCTGTCTGGGAGCAACTCTTGGGACAGCATTCCTCACAGAGACCAAGCTGATCCATTTCCTCAGGACTCAGTTAGGTGTGCCCAGACGCACTGACAAAATGATGTGACTTCAGGGAAGCCTGGACACCTGAGGCACCTGGACCAGCTATGGGCAGTTCTGTGGGCGGAACACATATTCTGTGTAAGAGCCCCACTGAGGGCTCTGCAGCGGAGTGACAGCAACCACGGAGGTGAGGCACCAGAGAGAGCCACTGCATGAGACACCTGTGACCATTCAAAGTCTGAAATGTGGGGGAGgagtttcatttttaatgaagaccaaaaagccctttaaaaataatagttttttcaTCGTTTTATAGTAATCAGCATTTTGTCTTTTACTAATGTACTCATTCCTTTTGAGTATGATTGGCCTTTGGAGCTACATGCTCCAACAAACTATATCTTAATTGTTAATTGTTAATAATTATCTGGCCCAGAAAAAGAGATGCAGTGATTTTACCCTTCACAGGGATATTGAAATTCTTctgtaaaagagagagagaaacctctCTCTTTCATATACCACATGAAAACAGAGTGTGGCCCTGAAGTTGTGGCTTTCTCTATGTCAACACTGTGGTCTGagttttcagagaaggaaaaatgcTACTCAGTGAGAAATCCAGGAAATGAAACCAGGAAGGTTTTCAGATCACATTTCCCAGAGTGAGTTCGGGAGAATCTTGCCTGTCATGATCACACTGTTCCCCGCCACCCCGGGTCAGCACATACTTGACCCAGAGTGGGTTCTCAGGATTTGTTGA containing:
- the RFT1 gene encoding protein RFT1 homolog isoform X2; amino-acid sequence: MGSQEVLGQAARLASSGLLLQVLFRLITFVLNAFILRFLSKEIVGVVNVRLTLLYSTTLFLAREAFRRACLSGGTQRDWSQTLNLLWLTVPLGVFWSLFLGWIWLQLLEVPDPNVVPHYATGVVLFGLSAVVELLGEPFWVLAQAHMFVKLKLFYATVLVLCYVIYFTKLLVSPESTKLQTLPVSRIRDLLPNITRNRAFINWKEAKLTWSFFKQSFLKQILTEGERYVMTFLNVLNFGDQGVYDIVNNLGSLVARLIFQPIEESFYIFFAKVLEREKDATLQKQEDVAVAAAVLESLLKLALLAGLTITVFGFAYSQLALDIYGGAMLSSGYGPVLLRSYCLYVLLLAINGVTECFTFAAMSKEEVDRYNFVMLALSSSFLVLSYLLTRWCGSVGFILANCFNMGIRITQSLCFIHRYYRRSLHRPLAGLHLSPVLLGTFALSGGVTAVSEVLLCCEQGWPARLAHTAVGAFCLGATLGTAFLTETKLIHFLRTQLGVPRRTDKMM